Proteins encoded together in one Coffea arabica cultivar ET-39 chromosome 2c, Coffea Arabica ET-39 HiFi, whole genome shotgun sequence window:
- the LOC113723829 gene encoding receptor-like protein kinase FERONIA, producing the protein MKTTELVSPNDLVPPSDSGPRFSIQDIRAATDNLVDGFAITNNGSWKFCIGFIQQLKMTVSIYQFHFEIFGREVLELCREIERLSRLRHPNLLSLIGYCYHEDENKIFIVYDHIGSISLDKHLYGTRNVALPWKRKLRICLSVAQGLGHLHRSLGQATIHHDLRAANILLDEDGNPKISLIGLYKVSHVHQLAKPSTKVQATGVEYLSPDTKTTDSQSFEKSDVCSFGLLLLEVLCCRRPIDSELDHDNDDRYLKHWVKNNIKTKKLHQILDFNSKREIAAACLAEFLRVAFSCSLVCETERPSMDDVIKKLESALKLQEQAEAMKQDFKGKGCDDGFNLEDIYHDISISNLADN; encoded by the coding sequence ATGAAGACAACAGAATTAGTCTCACCAAATGATTTGGTTCCACCAAGTGATTCTGGTCCTCGCTTTTCAATTCAAGACATCCGAGCAGCCACTGACAATCTCGTTGATGGCTTTGCTATCACAAATAATGGATCATGGAAATTTTGCATAGGATTTATCCAGCAACTAAAGATGACAGTTTCCATTTACCAGtttcattttgaaatatttggtCGGGAGGTTTTGGAACTATGCCGTGAGATTGAGAGACTATCACGATTGAGACACCCCAACTTGCTGTCTTTGATTGGGTATTGTTACCATGAAGATGAGAATAAGATATTCATCGTCTATGATCATATTGGCTCCATCAGCCTCGACAAACATCTCTACGGAACCAGAAATGTTGCTCTTCCATGGAAGCGCAAACTCCGCATTTGCCTCAGTGTAGCACAAGGGCTAGGTCACCTGCATAGGAGTCTGGGGCAAGCTACTATCCATCACGACTTGAGGGCGGCAAACATACTCTTGGACGAGGACGGGAATCCAAAGATTTCTCTAATCGGCTTGTACAAAGTAAGCCATGTGCATCAGCTTGCCAAGCcctcaaccaaagttcaagcaACGGGCGTGGAGTATTTGTCTCCTGACACCAAGACCACTGATTCacaatcatttgaaaaatctGATGTGTGCTCGTTTGGTTTGTTGTTGCTGGAAGTTCTATGTTGTCGAAGACCAATAGATTCTGAGCTAGATCACGATAACGATGACAGGTACCTTAAACATTGGgtaaaaaataacatcaaaaccaagaagCTTCATCAGATTCTTGACTTCAATTCCAAAAGGGAAATTGCAGCAGCATGTTTAGCTGAATTTCTGAGGGTTGCTTTTAGCTGCTCGCTGGTCTGCGAAACTGAACGGCCATCGATGGATGATGTTATCAAGAAATTAGAGTCCGCATTGAAGTTGCAAGAGCAAGCAGAAGCTATGAAGCAAGATTTTAAGGGAAAAGGCTGTGATGATGGTTTCAATCTGGAGGATATTTACCATGACATATCAATATCAAATCTTGCGGACAATTGA